A part of Bacteroidia bacterium genomic DNA contains:
- a CDS encoding TonB-dependent receptor, translated as MKTFYLMAVIMLPGYIFTQSLQSGDQPFSSDSSFYLTEIVISGTRTAKRRIDNPVAVNVLTANTFRITQSNTLSEGICFQPGLRMETDCQTCNYTQLRMNGLAGNYSQILIDSRPVFTSLMSLYSLEQIPASQVEKVEIVRGGGSVLFGANAIAGTVNIITKEPRNNDWSFSQSSSLIDGKTPDHFLNGNLSLVNKKQTAGMSVFTSHRYRDYYDANNDDFSEIPRLENHSFGTKLFFKPAPAHKIGINAWQIYEYRRGGNKFELPAEQTDQAEERVHHITVGGLDYSFTPKDKTFWVNTFISFQRTTRLHYTGIDQSDGWGNTRSHTVVGGVQYNHRIQIGKSQNTFTGGLEHQYDYTFDQIPAYGYLIDQTTHLTASFLQSDWAFSRKLTLLSGVRMNVHNFVDHPVFTPRLSLLFKPVYNIQLRTGYAKGFKAPQAFETDLHIAFAGGGISRVQIAEDLREETSDSFSFSADYNNPQPNYIYGFTAEVFYTRLYNTFVLEEIGTDAAGNQRLLRKNGGNSTVKGITLEGRLNYDQKVQVETGFTLQSSLYDKPIAWSSEVPGIRNYLRTPNAYGFFTLSILPESILSGSLSGIYTGTMKVPHFAGAQGTVQDVVIDSPDFFELNSKISYRFSFRKTGPELEISGGVQNIFNSYQRDFDTGRYRDSNYIYGPARPRTFFVGLKFAKGA; from the coding sequence ATGAAAACCTTTTATCTTATGGCAGTAATCATGCTGCCGGGATACATTTTTACACAGTCTTTACAGTCAGGGGATCAACCGTTTTCTTCCGATTCCTCTTTCTACCTGACAGAAATCGTCATTTCGGGTACACGCACTGCCAAACGAAGAATTGACAATCCTGTCGCAGTCAACGTCCTTACAGCCAACACCTTCCGCATCACCCAATCAAACACGCTCTCCGAAGGTATCTGTTTCCAGCCCGGTCTCCGGATGGAAACAGATTGCCAGACCTGCAATTATACCCAACTGCGGATGAACGGACTGGCTGGCAATTACAGTCAAATATTGATCGACAGCCGCCCCGTATTCACCTCATTGATGAGCCTTTACAGCCTGGAACAGATTCCGGCTTCGCAGGTAGAAAAAGTGGAAATTGTACGTGGCGGCGGTTCTGTATTGTTTGGTGCCAATGCGATCGCCGGAACAGTCAATATTATCACCAAAGAGCCCCGAAACAACGACTGGTCTTTTTCACAGAGTTCTTCCCTGATTGATGGTAAGACTCCCGATCATTTTCTCAACGGAAACCTAAGCCTGGTAAACAAAAAACAAACCGCGGGAATGTCTGTTTTCACTTCCCACCGATATCGCGACTATTACGACGCCAACAATGACGATTTTTCCGAGATTCCCCGTCTGGAAAACCATTCCTTCGGGACAAAACTATTTTTCAAACCCGCACCTGCGCATAAAATCGGCATCAACGCCTGGCAGATTTACGAATACCGCCGGGGAGGAAATAAATTTGAATTACCGGCAGAACAGACTGACCAGGCGGAAGAAAGAGTGCACCATATCACCGTAGGCGGATTGGATTATTCATTTACCCCAAAAGACAAAACTTTCTGGGTCAATACTTTTATTTCCTTCCAGCGCACAACGCGCCTGCATTACACCGGCATAGACCAAAGCGACGGATGGGGAAATACCCGCAGCCATACCGTAGTTGGCGGTGTGCAATACAACCACAGAATCCAGATTGGCAAAAGCCAGAATACCTTTACAGGAGGTCTAGAACACCAGTATGACTATACCTTCGACCAGATTCCGGCCTACGGCTACCTCATTGATCAGACGACCCACCTTACCGCCAGTTTTTTACAAAGCGACTGGGCATTTTCCCGCAAACTTACCCTCCTGAGTGGCGTGCGGATGAATGTTCACAATTTTGTGGATCACCCTGTTTTTACGCCCAGATTAAGTCTGCTATTTAAACCTGTGTACAACATCCAGTTGCGAACAGGTTATGCCAAAGGATTTAAAGCACCTCAGGCGTTTGAAACTGATCTGCACATAGCTTTTGCCGGAGGGGGAATAAGCAGGGTGCAGATCGCCGAAGATCTTCGGGAAGAAACATCAGACAGCTTCAGTTTTTCGGCAGACTACAACAATCCACAACCCAACTATATCTACGGATTTACGGCGGAGGTTTTTTATACCCGACTCTACAATACATTTGTTCTGGAAGAAATCGGTACCGATGCAGCAGGCAATCAGCGATTGCTGCGCAAAAATGGCGGCAATTCTACGGTCAAAGGCATTACGCTGGAAGGGCGGCTGAATTACGACCAGAAGGTTCAGGTAGAAACCGGCTTTACGTTGCAGTCATCCCTCTACGACAAACCCATAGCCTGGTCCAGTGAAGTTCCCGGAATCCGCAATTACCTTCGCACCCCCAATGCTTATGGATTTTTCACCCTGAGTATTTTACCAGAATCAATACTAAGCGGTTCTCTTTCGGGCATTTATACAGGAACGATGAAAGTGCCCCATTTTGCCGGAGCGCAAGGAACAGTGCAGGATGTAGTGATAGATTCGCCCGATTTTTTTGAGCTCAACAGCAAAATCAGCTATAGATTTTCATTCCGGAAAACCGGGCCAGAACTGGAAATATCGGGAGGGGTTCAAAACATATTCAACAGCTATCAGCGCGATTTTGACACGGGAAGGTATCGGGACAGCAACTATATCTATGGCCCGGCGCGACCAAGGACGTTTTTTGTGGGACTGAAATTCGCCAAAGGGGCGTAA
- a CDS encoding SDR family NAD(P)-dependent oxidoreductase — protein MNTNRTALITGANKGIGFEIARQLGKLGFSVFLTARSRERGLQAIELLSRERIRATFVEMDVTEEASIRRALDEVESETGHLDVIVNNAAVLLDGSHDIIHIPTEIIYQTIHTNSVGPLLVTRTFDPLLKKGSRIINISSGGGAISQGASTFSPVYCLSKTALSGVTLQLASYYSGKGIAVNAVCPGWVKTDMGGSGANRPVEKGAETPVWLATEAPLSLSGKFLRDKREIPW, from the coding sequence ATGAACACAAACAGGACCGCCCTGATTACGGGTGCCAATAAGGGAATTGGTTTTGAAATAGCCCGACAGCTCGGGAAGTTGGGGTTTTCCGTTTTTCTGACTGCAAGAAGTCGCGAGCGGGGCCTTCAGGCAATAGAGTTGCTTTCCAGAGAACGCATTCGCGCTACTTTTGTAGAGATGGACGTAACCGAAGAAGCCAGTATTCGAAGGGCATTGGATGAGGTGGAATCAGAGACCGGTCATCTGGATGTGATTGTCAACAATGCGGCTGTGCTTCTGGACGGATCACACGATATCATCCACATTCCTACGGAAATCATTTATCAGACCATTCATACCAATTCGGTAGGGCCACTGCTTGTGACCAGAACATTTGACCCTTTGCTCAAAAAAGGCAGCCGGATTATCAATATTTCCAGCGGAGGCGGGGCAATTTCACAGGGCGCGAGCACCTTTTCTCCGGTATATTGTTTATCCAAAACCGCACTTAGCGGGGTTACCCTTCAACTAGCCTCGTATTATTCGGGAAAGGGAATCGCGGTAAATGCAGTTTGTCCCGGCTGGGTAAAAACCGATATGGGAGGCAGTGGCGCAAATCGTCCGGTAGAAAAAGGAGCAGAAACCCCCGTATGGCTGGCAACTGAAGCACCCTTGAGTCTTTCGGGTAAATTTCTCCGGGACAAAAGAGAAATTCCCTGGTGA
- a CDS encoding SDR family oxidoreductase — MSNSAKKVLVTGGTGLLGRELVSFFENNHVPYVIGSRNQPANDILKTHWKKLDLATGEGLSECLENIDTIFHLASATRPFNPATDVEGTRKMLEAGKLSGVNHIIYVSIVGIDKLPISYYKIKIAAEQVIKDAGVDYTILRSTQFHTFLNTTIKKALKYPVAFMPKAIKYQPVGLIFVVDKLMDIYENGPINDTLEIGGPEVITMGEAAAQWLKAHNKKRWIINVPITLAGKLGKNLAEGGLTTSAIVKHSQTWAEYLEQSIS; from the coding sequence ATGAGTAACTCAGCAAAAAAAGTACTGGTAACCGGAGGAACAGGCCTTTTGGGGCGGGAACTGGTCAGTTTTTTTGAAAACAACCATGTCCCTTATGTGATCGGTAGCCGAAATCAGCCTGCAAATGACATCCTGAAAACACACTGGAAAAAACTCGATCTGGCTACCGGAGAAGGTTTGAGTGAATGTCTTGAAAATATCGATACCATTTTTCACCTGGCGTCTGCTACCCGGCCGTTTAACCCGGCTACCGATGTAGAAGGAACCCGCAAAATGCTGGAGGCAGGAAAATTGTCAGGCGTGAATCACATAATTTATGTCTCCATTGTAGGCATCGATAAGTTGCCGATCAGTTATTACAAAATCAAAATTGCCGCTGAGCAGGTAATAAAAGATGCCGGGGTGGATTATACCATTTTGCGGTCTACGCAGTTTCATACTTTTCTCAATACAACCATTAAGAAGGCCCTGAAATATCCTGTAGCATTTATGCCCAAAGCCATCAAATATCAGCCGGTGGGGTTGATTTTTGTCGTGGATAAACTGATGGATATTTACGAAAATGGCCCAATCAACGACACCCTTGAAATCGGTGGGCCGGAGGTAATAACCATGGGAGAGGCGGCTGCACAGTGGCTTAAAGCCCATAATAAAAAGCGATGGATAATCAATGTGCCCATTACGCTTGCGGGCAAGCTCGGCAAAAACCTAGCCGAAGGCGGGCTTACGACCAGTGCCATTGTCAAACATTCGCAGACGTGGGCGGAGTATCTTGAACAAAGTATTTCATAA
- a CDS encoding cystathionine gamma-synthase family protein, with amino-acid sequence MQNHQFRPESLMMSYGYKPELSEGAIKCPIFQTSTFVFKTAEEGKGFFEVAYGLREKRPNEEMGLIYSRINNPDLEILENRLCLWDQAEECAVFESGMSAITTVLLEFLKPGDLIVHSNPLYGGTDHFIHHFLSKMGIHAIGFRPGISSEELIKQIEDTGMADRLALIYIETPANPTNDLTDISGCAAVARYFSTAEKPVFTAVDNTYMGPLWQHPLQHGADLVIYSATKYIGGHSDVIAGAVLGNKTLMTRVKTLRTFLGNMAGPWTGWLLLRSLETLKVRMDQQTANAQQVALFLQNHPKIEKVYYPGLLQPGTPAHEIYARQCTAPGAMLSFDVAGGEENAFCFLNALRLIKLAVSLGSTESLAEHPATMTHAGIDPQHREEMGITGKMVRLSVGVEFAADIIFDLERALEKVNVGVEQMAK; translated from the coding sequence ATGCAAAACCACCAATTCCGCCCCGAAAGCCTGATGATGAGTTATGGGTACAAACCCGAACTCTCCGAAGGTGCGATCAAATGCCCCATTTTCCAGACTTCTACCTTTGTATTTAAAACCGCAGAGGAAGGAAAAGGCTTTTTCGAAGTTGCCTATGGCCTCAGAGAGAAAAGGCCCAATGAAGAGATGGGGTTAATTTACAGCCGAATCAACAATCCAGACCTTGAGATTCTCGAAAACCGCCTTTGCCTTTGGGACCAGGCAGAAGAATGTGCTGTTTTTGAGAGCGGAATGTCAGCGATTACGACCGTGCTGCTCGAATTTCTCAAACCCGGCGACCTGATTGTACACAGCAATCCGCTGTATGGAGGAACCGATCATTTTATCCATCATTTTTTAAGTAAAATGGGCATTCACGCAATCGGTTTTCGACCCGGGATTTCTTCGGAGGAACTGATAAAGCAGATTGAAGACACAGGGATGGCCGACCGGCTGGCACTTATCTATATTGAAACGCCTGCCAACCCTACCAATGACCTGACCGATATCAGCGGGTGTGCAGCCGTGGCGCGGTATTTTTCTACTGCTGAAAAGCCGGTATTCACTGCCGTGGACAACACCTATATGGGGCCTTTGTGGCAGCATCCGTTGCAGCACGGAGCAGATCTGGTCATATATTCGGCCACCAAATACATAGGCGGGCACAGCGACGTGATTGCCGGAGCCGTGCTGGGCAATAAAACCCTGATGACCCGTGTCAAAACATTACGCACATTTTTGGGCAATATGGCAGGCCCGTGGACCGGCTGGCTATTGCTGCGCAGCCTCGAAACCCTCAAAGTGCGGATGGATCAGCAGACCGCCAATGCACAGCAGGTGGCTTTATTCCTCCAAAACCACCCCAAAATCGAGAAAGTGTATTACCCCGGACTTCTTCAGCCGGGTACGCCTGCACATGAAATCTACGCCCGTCAGTGTACAGCGCCGGGAGCCATGCTTTCGTTTGATGTGGCAGGTGGGGAGGAAAACGCATTTTGTTTCCTCAATGCACTTCGCCTCATCAAACTCGCAGTCAGCCTCGGCAGCACCGAAAGTCTGGCCGAACACCCCGCCACCATGACCCATGCGGGGATTGATCCCCAGCACAGGGAGGAGATGGGCATTACCGGGAAAATGGTCAGACTCAGCGTAGGAGTTGAGTTTGCAGCAGATATCATTTTTGATCTGGAGCGGGCGCTGGAGAAGGTAAATGTGGGGGTTGAACAGATGGCCAAATAA
- a CDS encoding glycoside hydrolase family 28 protein: MEIASLPQPLRILPAIFLILLAGCGSPDSGKKSKLVTDLESVFYNPAFARVPEKVFQVSDYGAVGDGKTLNTDAIQQTIDAAAAAGGGKVVFPAGDYLTGAVFIKSNVEFHIGEGVTLIAIPDDLYYPERRTRVAGIEMDWPAALINVYEEKNVRITGKGTIFGSGKYWWDKFWGDPPRSGGMWVDYQNRNIRWAVDYDCKRVRPVVIYKSENVLLKDFTVKQAGFWTISLTYSEKVHVDGLIIRNNIDGYGPSSDGINTDSSKDILVENCDIDCNDDNLCIKAGRDADGLRVNKPAENIVYRNCITRAGHGLFTIGSETSGGMRNIEVYGLEAIGTNTGIRFKSAKVRGGLIENVWFHDIKMTDVNSPFQFELNWYPEYSYPQIPDEIPEEERPEWWKTMTQVVEPPEKGIPEFRDILLTDIEVKNAQRAFYANAYPEKPIHDLTWKNIAIEAESGGTVTYARDWKMENVSITLKKHDPTVLENSSGIALPEPVFLNADPVPHRQEPGDLEKQIYERVKEDSHFHIAPVDLKNMVLIEPGDTAKFSEEMKLYVLSENPGEISYFEPLGDGFYISPVSVASKNNGKEIKISAERNHHWTIVVKSAFKPKSIAGAESWEYNSEKQELHIEKSGAAFELKIE, translated from the coding sequence GTGGAAATAGCCTCTTTGCCCCAACCTCTCCGAATATTGCCCGCCATTTTTCTCATCCTTCTGGCCGGATGTGGTTCTCCTGATTCAGGTAAAAAAAGTAAACTGGTAACCGATCTGGAATCCGTATTTTACAATCCGGCATTTGCCCGGGTTCCCGAAAAGGTCTTTCAGGTATCTGACTACGGAGCAGTGGGTGATGGAAAAACGCTTAATACTGATGCGATTCAGCAGACCATAGACGCTGCGGCAGCAGCAGGCGGAGGAAAGGTGGTTTTTCCGGCAGGCGACTACCTCACAGGGGCGGTTTTTATTAAGTCTAATGTTGAGTTCCACATTGGGGAAGGAGTAACGCTGATTGCCATACCCGATGATCTGTATTATCCTGAAAGACGCACCCGGGTGGCAGGAATTGAGATGGACTGGCCTGCCGCGCTGATCAATGTATATGAGGAAAAAAATGTGCGGATCACGGGCAAGGGAACCATTTTTGGCAGCGGTAAATACTGGTGGGACAAATTTTGGGGTGATCCGCCACGCAGCGGAGGGATGTGGGTGGACTACCAGAATCGCAATATCCGGTGGGCCGTGGACTACGACTGTAAAAGAGTAAGGCCGGTCGTAATCTATAAGTCTGAAAATGTATTGCTCAAAGACTTCACCGTCAAACAGGCTGGGTTTTGGACGATTTCGCTTACCTATTCGGAAAAGGTTCACGTCGATGGTCTGATTATCCGCAACAATATCGATGGGTATGGCCCCAGTTCAGACGGGATAAATACAGATTCCTCCAAAGATATACTGGTCGAAAACTGCGATATAGACTGCAACGACGATAATCTTTGCATCAAAGCCGGGAGAGATGCCGACGGACTGAGAGTCAACAAGCCCGCAGAAAATATCGTTTACCGCAACTGTATCACCCGGGCGGGGCACGGGCTTTTTACCATCGGCAGTGAGACTTCCGGCGGGATGCGAAATATTGAAGTTTATGGACTGGAAGCAATCGGAACCAATACCGGTATCAGGTTTAAGTCGGCAAAAGTTCGCGGAGGGTTGATTGAAAATGTCTGGTTTCACGACATAAAAATGACCGATGTCAACAGCCCTTTTCAGTTTGAACTTAACTGGTATCCCGAATACAGCTATCCACAAATACCAGATGAAATTCCCGAAGAAGAAAGACCGGAGTGGTGGAAAACCATGACCCAGGTAGTCGAACCGCCAGAAAAAGGAATACCGGAATTCAGAGACATTTTATTAACAGATATCGAAGTAAAAAATGCCCAAAGGGCTTTCTACGCCAATGCCTATCCGGAAAAACCTATTCACGATCTGACCTGGAAAAACATCGCCATTGAAGCAGAATCGGGCGGAACGGTCACTTACGCCAGAGACTGGAAAATGGAAAATGTGTCGATCACACTGAAAAAACATGACCCCACGGTGCTGGAAAATTCTTCCGGAATAGCGCTTCCTGAGCCTGTATTTTTAAATGCCGATCCGGTACCCCATCGACAGGAACCCGGAGATCTGGAAAAACAGATATATGAGCGCGTAAAAGAAGACAGCCATTTCCATATTGCTCCCGTTGATCTGAAAAATATGGTGTTGATCGAACCGGGTGATACAGCAAAATTTTCAGAGGAAATGAAGCTATATGTTCTTTCCGAAAATCCCGGCGAAATCAGCTATTTTGAGCCATTGGGAGATGGATTTTATATTTCGCCCGTATCAGTTGCCTCGAAGAATAATGGAAAGGAAATTAAGATTTCGGCGGAGAGAAATCATCACTGGACGATTGTGGTAAAATCTGCATTTAAGCCCAAAAGTATTGCTGGAGCAGAATCGTGGGAGTACAATTCGGAAAAACAGGAACTGCATATTGAGAAATCCGGAGCAGCGTTTGAACTGAAAATAGAGTAA
- a CDS encoding CatA-like O-acetyltransferase gives MKKLEDREESLDLIHFSIIPWIAFTSFKHARRFRRADTIPKIVLGKVYNENGVMKIPVWLEVHHAIMDGIHVGKYFWELKLVVRQAY, from the coding sequence GTGAAAAAACTGGAAGACAGAGAAGAATCGCTTGACCTGATACATTTTTCCATTATTCCCTGGATAGCTTTTACCTCCTTTAAGCATGCACGCCGGTTTCGCAGGGCAGATACCATTCCCAAAATCGTGCTGGGCAAAGTGTATAACGAAAACGGCGTAATGAAAATCCCCGTTTGGTTAGAAGTTCATCACGCCATCATGGATGGAATCCATGTAGGGAAGTATTTTTGGGAATTGAAGCTGGTGGTCAGGCAAGCGTACTAA
- a CDS encoding glycosyl hydrolase produces MKRAIPILLLSALFMACEPPAPGFHLPEITRETKPWSRWWWQGSAVTREGITAELEAYQKAGFGGLEITPIYGVRGEEDQFVEYLSPQWVDLLEFTLSEAKRLGLGIDMATGTGWPFGGPWVGENDACKYLAYKTWKLKEGEKLNQPIEYQEEGYVRAVTNHVNQPIRAEDLVQPVAANKNLQALALDQVRFPHSMPLQSLVAYSDRGESVDLMTHVTPEGKLNWQAPAGSWTIYGIFQGQHGKMVERAAPGGEGNVIDHFSKEAIQHYLARFDSVFAERDISTLRSFFNDSYEVDDALGQANWTPGLLEAFQEKHGYDLRAHWPALFGEDTEENHQRVLSDFRETISDLLLETFTTEWSQWAEKRGAITRNQAHGSPANILDLYAASAIPETEGTDIIRIKLGTSAAHVTGKKLASSESATWLNEHFFSSLADLKQNTDRFFAGGVNHIFYHGSCYSPPGDPWPGRLFYAAFHANSRNPLWHDFPAFNQYIARTQSFLQSGKPDNDILLYFPAYDRFAAPQKELLDHFDGRGPGFIGSEVEVLARKLQQEGYSFDFISDRQIQNISISNGKPETGGVSYQTIVLPACKYLPLNTLSHILMLAENGAQVVIHQALPESVPGLGNLQENQARFLQLLETLSFEETTVGIKQASLGKGSVFIGGDMEKMLAYAGTEPEAMAGKDLNYTRRSYENGYYYFVANWSGKEMEGWIPLQKDAQSVMIYDPVTGEKGIAKQQPGEDGKPEIYLQLSHGQSLILITSDRIPEETPWHYLTKTGKTSALEGEWEIRFIEGGPVLPPPVKTKNLVSWTELGEDYQHFSGTAVYQLVFSRPEGDGWILDLGGVHESAVVKLNHTPIGTLFGPTYQIFIDPKLIKEHNTLEIEVSGLMLNRIIDMDQKGVPWKKFYNVNFPARRAEHRDENGLFDASRISPVPSGLLGPVTLSPAR; encoded by the coding sequence ATGAAACGCGCGATTCCCATTCTTCTGCTTTCTGCACTTTTTATGGCCTGTGAGCCACCTGCTCCCGGTTTTCATTTACCCGAAATAACCCGGGAAACCAAACCCTGGTCCCGCTGGTGGTGGCAGGGAAGTGCCGTAACCCGGGAAGGCATTACCGCTGAGTTGGAAGCCTACCAAAAAGCCGGTTTCGGGGGACTCGAAATCACCCCTATCTATGGAGTACGCGGTGAGGAAGATCAGTTTGTCGAATATTTATCTCCCCAATGGGTGGATCTGCTGGAATTCACCCTCAGCGAGGCAAAAAGGCTGGGACTGGGAATAGACATGGCCACCGGAACAGGCTGGCCTTTTGGCGGCCCCTGGGTAGGCGAAAACGATGCCTGCAAATATCTCGCCTATAAAACCTGGAAGTTGAAAGAGGGAGAAAAGCTTAACCAGCCCATCGAATATCAGGAAGAAGGGTATGTCCGGGCGGTTACCAATCACGTCAATCAACCGATACGGGCAGAAGACCTCGTTCAGCCTGTGGCGGCAAATAAAAATCTTCAGGCCCTGGCACTGGATCAGGTTCGCTTTCCGCACTCCATGCCCTTACAATCGCTGGTGGCTTATTCGGATCGGGGCGAGTCTGTCGATCTCATGACGCATGTAACGCCCGAAGGGAAACTCAACTGGCAGGCGCCTGCCGGAAGCTGGACCATCTATGGAATATTTCAGGGGCAACATGGGAAAATGGTGGAAAGAGCCGCGCCCGGAGGAGAAGGAAATGTCATTGATCATTTTTCCAAAGAGGCTATCCAACACTATCTGGCCAGGTTTGACAGTGTTTTTGCGGAAAGAGACATAAGTACACTAAGGTCTTTTTTTAACGATAGCTACGAAGTGGATGATGCGCTTGGACAGGCAAACTGGACGCCCGGCCTGCTGGAGGCTTTTCAGGAAAAACACGGTTACGACCTGCGCGCACACTGGCCTGCCTTATTCGGAGAAGATACCGAAGAAAATCATCAGCGCGTCCTTTCAGATTTCCGGGAAACGATTTCTGATTTGTTGCTGGAAACATTTACCACAGAATGGAGCCAGTGGGCAGAAAAAAGAGGCGCCATCACCCGAAACCAGGCGCACGGTTCACCCGCCAATATTCTCGACCTTTACGCCGCATCTGCCATCCCCGAAACAGAAGGCACGGATATCATACGCATCAAACTGGGAACCTCAGCCGCACATGTCACAGGAAAAAAACTCGCTTCTTCCGAGTCCGCCACATGGCTGAATGAGCATTTTTTCTCCAGTCTCGCCGATTTAAAACAAAATACAGACCGGTTTTTTGCCGGCGGGGTAAATCATATTTTTTATCACGGGAGCTGTTATTCTCCTCCCGGAGATCCCTGGCCGGGGAGGCTATTTTATGCAGCCTTTCACGCCAATTCAAGAAATCCGCTCTGGCATGATTTTCCTGCTTTTAACCAGTATATCGCCCGCACACAATCTTTTCTCCAGTCAGGAAAACCGGACAATGATATTCTCCTCTATTTTCCCGCTTATGACCGGTTTGCTGCTCCTCAAAAAGAGTTGCTGGATCATTTTGACGGGCGCGGTCCGGGTTTCATCGGGTCGGAAGTCGAAGTGCTCGCCCGCAAACTACAGCAGGAAGGATATTCGTTTGACTTTATTTCAGACCGCCAGATTCAAAATATTAGTATATCAAATGGAAAACCGGAGACCGGAGGCGTCTCTTATCAGACCATTGTTTTGCCAGCCTGTAAATATTTGCCTTTAAATACCCTCAGTCATATCCTGATGCTGGCAGAAAATGGCGCACAGGTCGTGATCCATCAGGCTTTACCTGAAAGTGTCCCCGGATTGGGCAATCTGCAGGAAAATCAGGCCCGGTTTCTTCAACTCCTCGAAACGCTTTCCTTTGAAGAAACAACTGTTGGTATAAAGCAGGCCAGCCTCGGCAAAGGCTCGGTTTTCATAGGAGGCGATATGGAAAAAATGCTGGCTTATGCCGGGACAGAACCGGAGGCAATGGCCGGAAAGGACCTGAATTATACCAGAAGATCCTATGAAAATGGCTATTATTATTTTGTCGCCAACTGGTCGGGAAAGGAAATGGAGGGGTGGATTCCGCTACAAAAAGACGCGCAGTCTGTGATGATCTATGACCCTGTAACGGGGGAAAAAGGAATAGCCAAACAGCAACCCGGAGAAGATGGAAAACCTGAGATATATCTTCAGCTTTCTCATGGCCAATCGCTTATCCTTATCACTTCTGACAGAATACCGGAAGAAACGCCCTGGCATTATCTCACAAAGACCGGAAAAACCTCTGCTTTGGAAGGTGAATGGGAAATACGCTTTATCGAAGGAGGGCCCGTGCTTCCGCCTCCGGTCAAAACCAAAAACCTTGTTTCATGGACTGAACTGGGAGAAGATTACCAGCATTTTTCCGGAACAGCGGTCTATCAGCTTGTTTTTTCCCGCCCCGAGGGCGATGGCTGGATTCTGGATCTGGGCGGGGTGCATGAAAGTGCGGTAGTAAAACTAAATCATACGCCCATAGGGACGTTGTTTGGGCCCACCTACCAGATTTTTATTGATCCGAAACTTATAAAAGAGCACAATACTCTTGAAATTGAAGTGTCCGGACTAATGCTCAACCGCATCATTGACATGGATCAGAAAGGGGTTCCGTGGAAAAAATTCTATAATGTAAACTTCCCCGCGAGGAGAGCCGAACACAGGGACGAAAACGGTTTGTTTGACGCTTCCCGTATTTCACCGGTTCCTTCCGGATTGCTAGGGCCGGTGACACTTTCTCCCGCAAGGTAA
- a CDS encoding Lrp/AsnC family transcriptional regulator, translated as MTDHIDRSILRLLQKDAKMTTKELASQLSLTATPVFERVKRLEKDGYIKGYRAVLDRHKLNLPLVVFCNVELEKHREEFLARFEQDVQSLPEVVECYHIAGHYDYLLKVVVKDMEVYQHFVTRKLAALENIGKVQSSFVMTEVKDSGLLPVAT; from the coding sequence ATGACCGACCACATCGACAGATCTATCCTGCGTTTGCTCCAAAAAGATGCAAAAATGACTACCAAAGAGCTCGCCTCACAGCTCAGCCTGACCGCCACTCCGGTATTTGAGAGAGTCAAAAGACTGGAAAAAGACGGCTATATCAAGGGCTACCGGGCCGTACTCGACCGGCACAAACTCAACCTTCCGCTGGTAGTATTTTGCAATGTGGAACTTGAAAAACACAGGGAAGAATTTCTCGCCCGGTTTGAGCAGGATGTACAGTCTCTCCCCGAAGTGGTGGAGTGTTATCATATCGCCGGGCATTATGATTACTTGCTCAAAGTTGTGGTCAAAGACATGGAAGTATATCAGCATTTTGTCACCCGCAAGCTCGCCGCCCTCGAAAATATCGGCAAAGTTCAAAGTTCTTTTGTGATGACAGAAGTCAAAGACAGCGGATTGCTGCCTGTTGCGACATAA
- a CDS encoding DinB family protein, with protein sequence MPLPSTSNKIQSWKKGIQETTRAFQEAFANLTPEELNWQPNAGVWSVAQNMDHLITINQTYLPIVEGIRKGTYQPPFHARFPFLVNFFGNFILKSVEPERKKKMKTFPIWEPSQSQIEGDILSRFEAHQKALADWMESCGDLIDARKVIHSPASKVIVYSLERAFDIITTHEKRHLNQAKETYAMKR encoded by the coding sequence ATGCCACTGCCCTCCACAAGTAATAAAATCCAGTCCTGGAAAAAAGGAATTCAGGAAACCACCCGTGCATTTCAGGAGGCTTTTGCTAACCTTACGCCGGAGGAACTCAACTGGCAGCCCAATGCCGGCGTATGGAGTGTGGCGCAAAATATGGATCACCTGATTACCATCAACCAGACCTACCTTCCGATTGTGGAAGGAATCAGGAAGGGTACCTATCAGCCGCCCTTTCACGCAAGGTTTCCTTTTCTTGTCAATTTTTTCGGAAACTTTATTCTCAAGTCTGTCGAGCCGGAAAGGAAAAAGAAGATGAAAACCTTCCCGATCTGGGAACCTTCGCAAAGCCAGATCGAAGGAGATATTCTCTCACGGTTTGAAGCCCACCAGAAAGCACTTGCGGACTGGATGGAAAGCTGTGGCGATCTGATTGATGCGAGGAAAGTCATTCATTCTCCCGCCAGCAAAGTGATTGTCTATTCGCTGGAAAGAGCATTTGATATTATCACAACTCATGAGAAGCGCCATCTCAATCAGGCTAAGGAGACGTATGCCATGAAGCGCTAA